One stretch of Pradoshia sp. D12 DNA includes these proteins:
- a CDS encoding AEC family transporter, with product MNQEFLYIVIIIALGYLLKRTGILKESDGEVISRIIFNITLPSLVIVSLQTSTITVSLLGITLIVILYGILSTIVAYFVFRNETREIKGTFMMLASGYNVGLFAFPLVEAFWGTEGLLYFGMFDVGNSFIVFGLAYIVGSYFSENGMKLEGRAILMKFGKSIPLMTYIVMSVLNFGHIQLPSALLEVATIISKANMPLALLLLGIYLKFSFEKQYIRPIIKYLSFRYGFALLVGISLYFVLPVDDMFKYTILLGLVLPIGLAVIPYAHEFKYRTTMMIGTVSNLCILISMILMYLFSLFIL from the coding sequence TTGAATCAGGAATTTTTATATATTGTCATCATTATTGCACTCGGTTACCTTCTAAAAAGGACTGGAATTCTAAAGGAATCTGATGGAGAGGTAATTTCGAGAATCATCTTTAACATCACCTTGCCATCCCTAGTCATTGTATCCCTGCAAACCTCCACTATAACGGTATCTTTATTGGGAATCACTCTTATTGTTATTCTTTACGGGATTCTTTCTACAATAGTGGCCTATTTTGTGTTTAGGAATGAGACACGTGAGATTAAAGGAACTTTTATGATGCTTGCCTCAGGATATAATGTCGGACTGTTCGCCTTTCCGCTTGTTGAGGCCTTTTGGGGCACAGAGGGATTACTGTATTTTGGTATGTTTGATGTTGGTAATTCTTTTATTGTATTTGGATTGGCCTATATAGTAGGAAGTTATTTTTCTGAAAATGGAATGAAGCTGGAGGGGCGCGCCATCCTTATGAAATTTGGTAAGTCCATTCCTTTAATGACATACATTGTTATGAGTGTCTTGAATTTTGGTCATATCCAGCTTCCATCGGCGCTTTTAGAAGTAGCAACAATCATATCTAAAGCGAATATGCCACTGGCCTTATTGCTGCTCGGAATATATTTGAAATTTTCTTTTGAAAAACAGTATATACGCCCAATTATAAAATACTTATCATTCCGATATGGCTTTGCATTGCTGGTCGGTATTTCATTATATTTTGTTCTTCCAGTTGATGATATGTTTAAATACACGATACTACTCGGTTTAGTCCTGCCAATTGGCCTCGCTGTTATACCGTATGCCCATGAATTTAAATATCGAACGACAATGATGATAGGTACGGTCTCAAATTTATGTATCCTCATCAGCATGATCTTAATGTATTTATTTTCCCTGTTTATTTTATAA
- a CDS encoding ABC transporter permease, whose protein sequence is MIKKLLKNPSFMIGFLFLFILIVTSLLYPAWIKPHLEPPPELIYEDGKLVDQPAYPPSLTHPFGVDRLGQDTFWNVIEGAKYTLFIAVLIGLLRMFLGMGSGILYGLYHQRFNWVIEPLTRAFRFIPTILIAMMFFISESGIDVIFQQCLMLSLITFLPLTSVIGDELRYYLKNEFIDASRLLGGSKWWIVKVHIRHHLRSRLIVIFLQQIAQSLVLLVQLGAFMCVIGGYETIDLSAPMSDPYNVATSLSHEWSGMIGLSYHELRYNKWIVLGPSLGFILSLFSLNLMLRGIQSVLADRSLIHKTKEQAHPVKIEQDGFQLVTPIN, encoded by the coding sequence ATGATAAAAAAATTACTTAAAAATCCTTCTTTTATGATTGGTTTTCTATTTTTATTCATCCTTATTGTAACCAGCCTTCTCTATCCCGCTTGGATTAAACCGCATCTCGAGCCTCCGCCTGAGCTTATTTATGAAGATGGAAAACTTGTTGATCAACCGGCTTATCCACCAAGCTTAACGCATCCCTTCGGTGTAGACAGACTTGGTCAGGATACATTTTGGAACGTAATTGAAGGAGCTAAATATACATTATTCATTGCTGTATTAATTGGACTTTTGCGGATGTTTTTAGGAATGGGAAGTGGAATCTTATATGGATTGTATCATCAGCGTTTCAACTGGGTAATAGAACCTTTGACTCGAGCATTTCGTTTTATTCCAACCATATTGATTGCCATGATGTTTTTTATATCTGAAAGTGGAATAGATGTGATTTTTCAGCAATGCTTAATGCTTTCATTGATTACCTTTCTTCCTTTAACCTCCGTAATAGGAGATGAACTTCGGTATTACTTAAAAAATGAATTCATCGATGCATCCCGTCTGTTGGGAGGATCTAAATGGTGGATTGTAAAGGTCCATATTAGGCATCATTTAAGATCAAGGTTGATTGTCATTTTTCTTCAGCAAATCGCCCAATCATTAGTGCTGCTAGTTCAGCTAGGCGCTTTTATGTGCGTGATTGGGGGTTATGAAACAATAGACCTTAGTGCTCCAATGAGTGATCCTTATAATGTTGCCACCTCTCTTTCACATGAATGGTCCGGGATGATCGGTCTCTCCTATCATGAACTGCGTTACAATAAATGGATTGTCCTTGGCCCATCACTTGGTTTTATACTTAGCTTGTTTTCTCTGAACCTCATGCTGAGAGGAATTCAAAGCGTGCTGGCAGACCGCTCTCTTATCCACAAAACAAAGGAGCAGGCTCATCCGGTAAAAATCGAGCAAGATGGCTTCCAACTGGTAACCCCCATCAATTAA
- a CDS encoding ABC transporter permease subunit, translating to MKQFKKISAHLLDFILTILAINLIILFFSSLWVWNNADPSISWWKAFSNQAKDIYEAFLFIDQIQIMVDYSFSQGIPKFSLFWVSLKDPFIYSLLILGGTLLATFIAALLFEVFHYFSPRILQNFFREIAFFIQSIPDVIMIFAIQLFSIWIFKKTGLLILDPVALGEDHVYLLPIIALSILPIFMLFQMIDLSVSEEQQKMYVEYAYAKGLSKREIFFKHILRNTTITIFSNLQYLLWFIISSLLILERLLNMDGLFSFINGLDIKFIAVGLTFLFIPFYLLDIWGETIVKRVMGGEHG from the coding sequence ATGAAACAGTTTAAAAAAATTTCTGCCCATTTATTAGATTTTATATTAACCATTCTGGCTATAAACCTTATTATTCTTTTTTTTAGTTCTTTATGGGTATGGAATAATGCAGATCCATCCATTAGCTGGTGGAAGGCTTTCTCAAACCAGGCCAAGGATATTTATGAGGCATTTTTATTTATCGATCAAATTCAAATCATGGTAGACTATAGTTTTTCTCAAGGAATACCGAAATTTTCACTGTTCTGGGTCAGTCTCAAAGACCCGTTTATTTATTCACTTCTTATTTTAGGAGGCACTTTACTAGCAACATTTATTGCCGCTCTATTATTTGAAGTATTCCATTACTTTTCACCAAGAATCCTTCAGAATTTTTTTCGTGAAATTGCCTTCTTTATTCAGTCTATCCCAGATGTCATCATGATCTTCGCGATTCAATTATTTTCAATATGGATTTTCAAAAAAACAGGCTTGCTCATTCTGGATCCCGTTGCTTTAGGAGAGGATCATGTCTACCTTCTACCTATTATCGCTCTATCTATCTTGCCGATTTTTATGCTATTCCAAATGATTGATTTATCTGTCAGTGAAGAGCAACAAAAGATGTATGTGGAATATGCTTATGCAAAGGGCTTGTCCAAAAGAGAGATATTTTTCAAACATATCCTTCGCAACACGACAATCACTATTTTTTCAAATCTGCAATATCTACTGTGGTTCATCATCTCAAGCCTGCTCATTCTGGAGCGCTTATTAAATATGGATGGACTATTCTCCTTTATAAACGGGCTGGACATCAAGTTTATAGCTGTAGGATTGACCTTCTTATTTATCCCCTTCTATTTATTAGATATATGGGGGGAAACGATTGTAAAACGAGTGATGGGCGGTGAACACGGATGA